A region of Anopheles merus strain MAF chromosome 2R, AmerM5.1, whole genome shotgun sequence DNA encodes the following proteins:
- the LOC121590549 gene encoding phospholipase A1-like, giving the protein MEKHFLLGLVLLAFKLSVKCVVINPAVAYHLEYNLADNVDWVRIPTMVGEWIWTHRRSVNAMMKQHRSDEPPVKVEFLLHTRRDTVDEGHSMEVGNIESLLGSNFRSDLPTRIIVHGWQSSKSSPLAESIRDTYLLLWDYNVIVVDWSDCALDWNYVRAVGCVPVVGQTLARLLDEFQQHAGLMMENVYVVGHSLGAHVAGIAGKRVQNGRLHTIIGLDPALPLFSIHEKENRIDHQDAMYVEVIHTDGGLLGFRDPIGTADFYPNGGSHQPGCGLDVVGLCSHTRAWELFAESLLEPVENLVASRIESLEEIERLPPVEMDSIGLGDYVVERVKMGGEPSNAGHAQGLYSITTSDKSPFFRKNRIA; this is encoded by the coding sequence ATGGAGAAACACTTTCTATTGGGACTTGTGCTGCTGGCGTTCAAACTGAGTGTAAAGTGTGTTGTAATTAATCCGGCTGTGGCATATCATCTGGAGTACAATTTGGCGGACAATGTCGACTGGGTACGCATCCCAACGATGGTCGGCGAATGGATTTGGACGCATCGACGCTCGGTTAATGCGATGATGAAACAACACCGATCCGACGAGCCGCCAGTTAAAGTTGAATTTTTGCTGCATACAAGACGAGACACTGTAGACGAAGGTCATTCGATGGAGGTAGGAAATATTGAATCATTGCTAGGTTCCAACTTCCGGTCCGATCTTCCAACAAGGATCATCGTGCATGGTTGGCAAAGCAGCAAAAGCTCCCCGCTAGCAGAAAGTATTCGTGATACGTATCTGCTGCTTTGGGACTACAATGTGATCGTGGTTGACTGGTCGGATTGTGCGTTGGACTGGAACTACGTACGAGCGGTCGGATGTGTTCCCGTGGTTGGTCAAACACTTGCCCGTCTGCTCGACGAGTTTCAGCAGCATGCCGGACTGATGATGGAGAATGTGTACGTCGTTGGGCATAGTTTAGGAGCGCACGTTGCCGGCATAGCTGGCAAGAGGGTTCAGAATGGACGGCTGCATACCATCATTGGCCTTGATCCGGCATTGCCACTGTTTTCGATTCACGAGAAAGAAAACCGCATCGATCACCAGGACGCAATGTATGTGGAGGTGATACATACCGACGGAGGGCTTCTCGGTTTTCGGGATCCGATCGGGACGGCTGACTTTTACCCGAACGGAGGCTCCCATCAACCGGGCTGTGGGCTGGACGTGGTTGGACTGTGTTCGCACACTCGTGCTTGGGAGCTGTTTGCGGAGTCGTTGCTAGAGCCGGTGGAAAACTTGGTGGCCAGTCGGATTGAATCGTTGGAGGAGATAGAGCGGCTGCCGCCTGTGGAGATGGATTCCATCGGACTGGGCGATTATGTTGTCGAGCGAGTGAAAATGGGAGGGGAACCGTCGAATGCTGGACACGCGCAAGGCTTGTACTCTATCACCACGAGTGATAAAAGtccattttttcgcaaaaatagGATAGCCTaa